The Dendropsophus ebraccatus isolate aDenEbr1 chromosome 3, aDenEbr1.pat, whole genome shotgun sequence genomic interval CTGGACCAGCGGGGGGAGGGCACCACCTTACCTGGACCAGCAGGGGGAGGGCACCACCTTACCTGGACCAGCAGGGGGAGGGCACCACCTTACCTGGACCAGCAGGGGGAGAGCACCACCTTACCTGGACCAGCAGGGGGAGGGCACCACCTTACCTGGACCAGCGGGGGGAGGGCACCACCTTACCTGGACCAGCGGGGGGAGAGCACCACCTTACCTGGACCTGCAGGGGGAGGGCACCACCTTACctgggcagggggcggggcctccgTGCGTCTCACAAGCCGGAAGAGCAGAGTCGCATTTGAATGTGTGTTGTGCGGAGCCGGACAGGAGACGCCTCCAGTGTGCACGGCCCCAGCGTCTTCTCACCGTCTACATGAGACATGGCGGGGCGGGCGGTACCGTGAGAGCCCCGGAGAGCGGCGGGAGGAGATGGGGCCCCgggaggagctgctgctgctgctgctgtgcgccCTGTGCTCGGGGGGATCCCGGGGAGCAGGTAGGAGCCATCACCTGACACACGGGGcgggatgggacttgtagttccaccATAACCGCAGGCGGAGCAGACATGGCGGAAGTCAGAGAAGATCGAGCGGAGCCCTGTCACACCTGCCCGATCtgtcacctgtcccggggtctcCCACCCACCGAGCCAGGGAGCCATAATGTGGCTGTGGGGGCATCTACCTGGCATGTCCACccttatacactgcacccccttaTAGCTGCCCCCTAGATGCTTCCCAACAAGAACCGCAATGAGGAAAGTATAAGGACATGTTCACATTGTGCCCTCTCCTTAGTGTAATGAGAGATTatagagattgtggggggtctgaTCGCTCCTGACATCAAGGACCCCAAAATCCGCCCTGCGGCTGCTCATACACGACACTgcgctatttattctctatgaaaCCGAGGGATATAACCGAAAGCGGCGTCCGTCCGCTCCATAGAGGGCGACTGGAGTGACGCTTGGATTTCGGGGTTCTCAAGattttacacgtaacaattatggTTCCAAAATTCCTAATAGCGATCGGAATGTATCCATTATCTGGTGTAAATACAGCTGGTGACGAACCGCGAGCGAGAAATCATCAACGAGTCCTAAAATCGTCGCTGGTCGTTCGCTGACATTTCGAAGATCGGTTTGTCCAGTGGTCGCAGATTCCCACGACCCACCCGTGTGCAGAAACGATAATCACTTCAAACCACAAACAATGTAATAATGGGaaaacggatgcgcacaaatagacttttttcatgtgttttttttttttttgcaagaatcgGCCAGAGGGTtacgggggaggggcttacacactcagggtgcatgcacactacggaatatgcgCCTAAAGGCCGCTGTGGACTCCATCGCTGGCCCCCCACGCGCATCtacgcccgtgccatagactccattctaggcatAGACGGATTCCACCGtccgtcaaaagaattgacatgtcaattctttcggtggactgcggaatccgcccgttTCTTAAGATGGTGTTTATGGAACGGGCGGAGATGCGTGAAGCTGCGAGCAGGGGCCAGTGACGGAATCCGCAGCGGCCTTTAGGcgcatattccgtagtgtgcacgcccCCTCACCCATGGAGTTATCTCATGATTACAGGTGATCCCCCATCCTCAGGATATCGGGGGCCTCCTCTCACATCATGGCCGTTGCTGCTCCCCTCAttctctgtgtgtgtggggggggggaattatccTTAGCGATCCCcagcagctcccatagagaatgaatggaggggcCCCCACATCTCTGCACTCCATTCTGACGGGAGACTCGGTGGGTGGTTTCCAGTAGTCGGACCCCTTTAAATCAGATAGTTATCCATTATCCTGAGGGAATATCCTGTAATTGtgggacatcccctttaattcgtgccttaaagtgtcactgtcatcatagaaaacttttgagcTGTCATAGAGACCGGACCAGGGCTGAGCGTTCACACCTGTACCGGTATGGAGGCCGAGCCGGGAGAGGGCCGTGCTGCACCATGtccgctccccgctctgtgtcacatgatcagtctggCTCCATAGacgttatgggggagatttatcaaagggtgtaaaatttagactggtgtaaactacccacagcaaccaatcacagctcggctttagacagtgctgaaaggaaagctgagctgtgattggttgctgtgggtagtttacaccagtctaaattttacaccctttgataaatctccccctaagtgttcgaCTCAGCTTAGCGCAGTCTTCTCCCGACTCGGGTGTGAACGGCTCGTAATTGCCGTCGGTTTACAGGTGATTGTAACAATTTATACAGCGGAGGATCAGCAATACTGATCGCATGTAGTGCTGATCCTGATCTGTCATCCATGATGGTGCATGCGCCTGACCCACAGAATGATCACATACCGCCCCATGACCCCTCTATTCATAATGTTCTTTATAGACGCTGATTTCTTTTCATACCAAATGTTTATTGTGAGTTAAAGGAAATAATTCTATAGAATCTGCTCCTAAATACAATAGAAGACGGAaatgttctttaaaggggtactcaggggaaattatttttgtcagaaagttatatagatttgtaaattctatttatttgtaacttctatttataaaatctccagtcttccagtacttattagctgctgtatgtcctgcaggaagtggtgtattctctccagtctgacacagtgctctctgctgccacctctgtccatgtcaggaactgtccagagcaggagaggttttctatagggatttgctgctgctctggacagttcctgacatggacagaggtggcagcagagagcactgtgtcagactggagagaatacaccacttcctgcaggacatacagcagctgataagtactggaagactggagatttttaaatagaagtaatttacaaatctatataacttcctgacaccatttgatttgaaacaaaaacatttttgccggagtacccttttaaagcaaatgtaccatttccTAAGTGAATTATTTTTGTTAACCTACATTGTTGGCATCAACGCAGAGTTCCCGATGGCGCGGTCCATTTCTCTAAATGCTGTCTGGTTCCCAACTTCCTGCACCGCCTTGTTTTATGGTACATCATTTGCTTTGAATAGCCATGACTGTGCAAATCAGTGTAATAACCTTATACTtaaaaccattaaaggggttctccagcgctacaaaaacatggccactttcccccctactgttgtctccagttcaggtgcggtttgaattaagctccatttacttcaatggaactgagtttcaaaaccccacccaatctggagacaacagtagggggaaagtggccatgtttttgtagcgctggagaacccctttaaggattctaaCAATATATTCAGCTGAAGCTTAGTGTGCCGGGTCTCCACATGGAGGAGTTCCTGCAGAATACACTAAATCTATGGCTAGAGTCAGATTAGCTGTGGTGCGGGATACAATGTATATGATTGGCGCACATGGCTGATGATACACTGGGTCTATGTGAgctaagactctgttcacactactcCATAGTAACAGAACCATAACTGTGGCTGCAGATTATTATTTAGCTCATTCTATCAGCTTAGGTAGGTACATCCCAGTATGAATGTTACTGTCCACAGACAGATTGAGAAAGGCTTCCACGTCAACAAAGCAAAGTTCATAGAGATGTCGCCGGGTTATCAGTCAGTCTGTAAATATCGGAATAATCCATAGATTGTAATGGTCACCAGATCTCTGGGTTACTGTATCTTATGCAGATATGGAGGTGACCCATCCGGTGTCACAAGACACGTCCGTCGGGGCCGTAAGACCCAGAGATCCTCCAGGATTGTCTTATCCGGCCTTAAAATCGTGCAAGAGACTGAAGCTCCATTGTACAGTGCGCAGGGCTAACGCTGGCGGGACGGGgactgctgggttcacactgcaatctgttttgtttttgttttttttcatctgttttatgcaaaaaaggatgcatttgcgGTCGACCATGTTTGATGCTTTTTGCCccgttttttgttctgttttttttttttctttttttataatggaagtcagtggaaaaatggattaaagcggatgcacacaaatgcacctggttttttttttttgcttaaaacggatgaaaaatacaaATTACAAAAACACAGTCTGAACTCGGCCTGAGGGTTGTGTAACGCTGCTGCCGGGACGTGTAACACACAGCCGGTTAAATGTCACTTGATGCCTCAGGCCGCTGTCACTTCTGCTTGTGTCCAAATAAAAAGTAACTCTCCTTGTTTCCTCCTGTAACATTCTGCAGACACTTGTATTTCTAATCTTTTTGCTCATATTAAGCAAGTGCAGATAATAATTACtgtgttatttcaaaacaacggccgttattcgccagtaaatgacggccatccatttAGTTTCAGCAGTGtgagagcatagcctttctgtgttttcaatccactcccggttttggttgcagaATTCTGAGTGGGAATAAACTAATAATCAGACAGTTTCCTTTCATACTAAGGCTACGGCCTTTATTTCTCATCATCTTAAAATATGAATAATTAGGACGACTAAACACGTGACGCTGCTTCCAGTTCTCTGCGCCCCCATTTATTTGGATGGGCCATACCATtgccttgtgtatatatatatatatatatatatatatatatatatatatatatgaaatgaaaggggttctccagcacaacaaaaacatggccacttccttccagagacagcaccacacttgtctccaagtcagtttgcaattaagctctattcacttcaatggaactgagttacagaacctgcagccaaactggagacaagagcgctgctgtgtctggaagaaagcagccgtgtttttgtagaactggaaaatcccttttaaGTCAGATAGGAAAGTGTTATGGATGCAATTTAAGGGAAAACTATcatctttgatgatgatgatgatgattgatgatgatgattattattacttattttcTTCTTGCACCTATTGAAGCTTCAGTAATAATCATCTCTGGAGAAGAGGGTGGAAAAGCCGTTCTACCATGCAGCCCCGCGGCGGAGAAAGCCCAGCGCGTCGCTTGGTTTATGGAGGATCCGAAACAAGAAGTCCTGAGCTGTAACAAGGATTCCAGTCCCAGATACTCCAGACTGAATGGCAGCTCTCTTGTAATATCAGATCTCTGCCTCGAAGATGAAGGATTCTATAACTGCAAAGACTGTTCAGACAAGAAAGATACTCTGGCTCAGATACAGCTAAAAATAGCACGTAAGCAAATTCTCATCAATTTTGGGCTAAAAAtacagaatttaaaggggaaccctggcattttttctttcaaatcaagtggtgtcagaaagttataaagatttgtaaattacttctatttaaaaatcttccagtcttccagtacttatcagcttctgtatgtcctgcaggaaatggtatagtctctccagtctgacacagttctctctgctgccacctttgtccatgtcaggaactgtccagagcaggagacgttttctatggggatttgctgctgctctggacagttcctgacatggacaaaggtggtagcaaagagcactgtgtcacactggagagactataccacttcatgcaggacatacagcagctgataagtactggaagacatgagatttttaaatagaagtaaattacaaatctgtataacgttttgacaccagttgaagaaaaatattttcatcagagtactcctttaaggtaaTCTGTCATTACCTGGGCTGGATCTGAGTACAGTAGAGCAATCTTGGGTCTTGTACTGATATATTGGTGTTTTGTGCCGCTCTTTGTcatgcctcaccactgcttccttctCTCCGTTTTTCATTCATATTAACTGCTGGACGGCTGCCTGCTTGCTGTCGTCATCGCTCTTTGGGCGCCATTTTGCCAATTTATGCTTGCTCGTCTGATCTCCCAGACCACGTGCTCCTCACATCACCAGTCTTACAGGCCCTGTAGGAGCGACGCACGCTTATTCCATGTCCCAACTGAGGGCATTGGCTTCAGTCCCGCAGCGTGCATGTGTTGCCAATCAAAGTGTGTTAAAGACATCGCTCCCTCCACTTACCTGCTACCCACAGTCCACCTGGAGTCCTAAATCGGTGAAGTCAGGAGCGTGCAGGCGTAGGAGAGGAGCATGCGCGCACAGCGATGAGGACAAGCAGGAGGCCGGCCAGCCGTAAATATGcatgaagaggaggaagcagtggtgagatGTGCCAAAGCGCCGCACAAACGctcagccacaactcctctttgactcttcattactgtGGGAGACCCAAGAGTGCTCAGAATCTACTGCGCAGAGTCACTacaggtaccatgctcacaaggggcaGCCACCTGCACTGTCAGTATCTCGGGTCCAGTCcagttaccttcatccttggcaacgtcccggtgcagttagtagtttgctccacggtctgGTGAGACTGTAAGGAGCACTGCTGCTTACATAGCGCCGATCTGCAGCTTTCTAATGATAATCTAAAGAGCATGGCGGCTGGGAATGGGCCAGATcgtcgctatgggggcggggtctcaccatggagcaaactactcaCTGCACGGGAATGGCaccgagaatgaaggtaagagacgggcagaactaccgccgtagcgtcCGTAGATACTGCTACGGAGCCCgcagcatcaggtgacctgaGCTTCCGGAGCCGACTTTGCCTGCAGCACCCAGCGGCCTCCCGGGCCTTCTGGGTGCTGCAGCTATTTGGGGTCAGTGGCGGGGGTGCCACAGCGCAGGCACCATTAAACTCGGGGCGCCAGGGCTGGTACTTCTGGCATAAGGAGCTTCTCTAACAAGTGCTCCCTGGTGCCTGCGCTGCCCAGGGGTAGGACAGGATgcttatggggaggggggccactGCCATTTCTAGTTGTGCCCCtggtaagagacatcctataagaggcatagtataagggacacgctataagggacataccttcctcctcagcatctcctgtgcagtagggacatatcagcagggtagaCTCTATTATTTCAGTAAAAGCGCTGCAGTATTGTAACTTTTCCAGAATTAAACTGCAACATGTGTGCACACGGCCTTATCTTATTGTTTTTTGTCTCCTGCATTATTGGCGTCCGTGCATCCATTACAATCTCTCCTTCTCACTCTCTCCGTTCAGGTGATTCTCCTAACGTCACCTTCCAGATATCCCCCACCAGGGTGCTGCCCAATGGCTCCCATTACACCTCCAGCGGCTCCAGCATAAACTTCAGCTGCTCCAGTGTTTCCATCCCTGAACCGCAGATTTCTATTGTACTGAGCAGCGGGGATAAAGATGAGCTCTTCGTGTCAGAAAACGGAAGCCGGGCCGCCTTCTCTCTGAGCAACGTACAGGCCAATTACCAGGGAAACTACACCTGCTCTGTGGTAAATCTGCTCCGTAACAAGACGCACATCTACACTCTCCAGCTTCTCGTCTATCGTAAGTAGGATGGGATCCTTCTCCAGGACCATGTATAGATTATAACGTCCCGCCAGTCATGTGACTTGCACCTTTTCTTGCAGCatactatatacatgtacaggCTAAGGGCCCGGCCATGTGTCCGTTTTATAGTTTTGGTTCTTTTCCAtagaggaaacttttttttttttatgctaatctgtttctattttctgactttaatttttatttattaaattttttgtacattgttatgggggcggccatcttgcctgggccgttcttaacagcattcagtgacatgctttacagccagcCTCAGCCCGCCAAatgacactggccctttaaccACTAGCAGACCACACTAAAGAAAGGGAACATGGCGGCAATACAAGCAGTCACACATGTATTGTCTCAACAGTTGCATTCGGTATTAAGTATATGGAAAACCATTTGACTGTCTCTGTATGTTAcagaatatattatatacataaatGGTTACTATATCACCACATCCTCTTTTACCTGCAGATCCTCCTGCCTTCTCCATGCGGTGCAGTGTAGAGAACACCGGCGCCCCCTCAGGATTGTCGCTGACATGCAGTTGGCTTGGAGCTTATCCATATCCGCTACTGCAGTGGCAGAATAACGGTAACGTGCTATCAAATAGCAGCTCGGACACATCGGTGGTGACGCTTAATGGCTCTCGGTATGAGGACGGACAGAAGTTCACTTGCAAAGGAAAACACCAAAtagaaaatgaaataaaagagGAGACTTGTGGCGTCCAGTTAGGTAAGGAAACAGATTCCCATTCTCTCGGCTATCGTGTGCGCCATGTTTCCGGTGTGGTAATTCCCGCTAATTCACAATACGATACGAATCCCTAAATCGGATGACATCCGGTATCTTCAATCTTACAACAGACCAGCGTCTTGTGTGTCCAAAAGCAAAAGAATAAAAATACCCCGTACTCTGTATTCCGCTTATATGAGGACGCCCACCTGCAGGATTATTGCAGTGTAACCTGACGCAGTCTTGAAGtgatagggacactttaaagcgactctgtacccacaacctgtccccccccccccctccaaaccacttgtaccttcggatagctgcttttaattcataatctgtcctggggtccgttcggcaggtgatgcagttattgtcctaaaaaacaacttttaaacttgcagccctacgggagtggcctagagtgactgtgccctaactttgcaccacccctccgtccctcctccccaccctcttcatcattaggaatgccattgaaacattttctcctgtctgaacattgcagaggtgccttaacaatccagcccatgtgccgggctgacacaggtgatgaataggagacaatctgcctggagcattcctaatgatgaggagggacagagggtgtgccagcctaatgcatacacaatgtaagcctggctgtagggcacggggctgccagttgaaaagttgttttttaggacaacaactgcatcacctgctgaaaggaccccaggacagatcttggattaaaagcagctatccgaaggtacaaggggtttgggggggggggggggggggagattgtgggtacagagtcactttaagggaatTTCTGGGAGTTTCCTCATTTAGCACTCTCATACAGCGGAGCTTATATAACAGATGTGACGATTATAGAGTCCAACCTATTGATTTCTGTGGGAGCTTTGCAATAAGCGCATTAGACCTGAGCACGGACTGCTGGGCTCGGCCCTAGATTACAGCTAATTGCACAAGGTACCAGGAGTGGACGTCCATCGATCATCTCATCATCTAGGGACATTTATGACACACACAGATAATGCAAattgcatatatatttatatatatatatatatatatatatatatatatatatatatatatatatatacatactgcaatGGCCGGGATAGGAGATAAAGCCCATGCTCACTCTTTGACTCTGCAGTTCTCTATGTCATTAGCATCTAAGTGGTTATATGGCACAAGAGCATCGGGGCCAGGGGGGAGGACCAGAGCGCCACTCTGTGgaaatataagcaggttagacgtCTGTATAACTGTCTCTGAGCTTCCCCCCCAGACGTGTCCCTGCTCTGTGCTGACCAGGATTTCTGTGGGATCCATATGACGGCCGCTGGCTGGAGCTCTGTGTATCGGCCATTGTCCTGGACTCAGTGGGTGATAGGGAATTTGTGTGAGTCGCTTATTGCAGCCGGCAGAACATACTTAGAATATTTTCTGAACTTTTCTTAAAGGAACTTGCTTGTACACAGAACTTGATACCATTGagtaaatcagtgcttctcaattccagtcctcaggcctcaccaactggtcatgttttaaaggggttatccagagctacaaaaacatggccactttccccctactgttgtctccagattgggcggggttttaaagctcagttccattgaagtaaatggagcttaattgcaaaccacacctcaactggagacaacagcaggggccatgtttttgtagcgctggataacccctttaaggatatcccatacaaagaacacctgtgatattACCTGATGcaatgagtataattatatcacctgtgaaatactaaggaaatcctcaaaacctgACATGTTAATGAGGTCTGAGGAcgggaattgagaagcactggagtAAATGATGAGGCTCACACACTTTAATAACTGTTTTATACTCCGCTGTCTATCAGTTTGTGAGATCGGGACCTTTGAGGTGAATACGGAGACTAATGGCAGCAATTACTGTTCTACCACTGGGGATTGTCGTGTAGGGTTACATAGGTTTTCTGTGGATCTAGTTCTGGGGAAGGgaccttcagtcctccagctgttgcaaaactacaactcccatcatgcctggacagctgaagtcTGAGCgttacctgtccaggcatgatgggagttgtagtaacagATGGGTGGGGGGGCGAGTTCCCTTCCCCTGATCTGGTTGGTCACATACTGTCTGATGTGTCTGGGGACACTCACCTGCCCCCATCGATTGTCTAATGGTGTAAACTTCCCCAAAGCAATGACCAGAGCCGATTACAAGCACTATTGGGTGGATTCGACTGgtctatatgagggtatatacaccCTGGGGGGCTTTAGATAGAGAGGCCCAGCCCTGGATATTCGGCCCCCTTTGCAATAGACCGCAGAGAACCTGTGCAGAACCCCCCCCACCCTTCCTTTTAGGTCCCGTTCGGCGTGGGGATTCCGCTTGGAACTCtggacacgtcaattctttgagcagcgAGCAGAGGTGtgcgaggcctcccattgaaagaaatAGCAGACGGGATTCGGAGTCCACAGGGCGGGGTACCGCACGGAATCTCCacgccaattccatagtgtgagtGGGCCCAGAGGAACTGCATTGTTTGTGCACAgggcaatgggggaggggggaattaaGTAAAGAGGTAGTAGTTTCGCCCTATCCACATTACCAATAAGATAGAGCATAACTAAGGGGACCTCCTGCGATCTTGAGTTAAAGGGACCCCAAAATCCTTGCTGAATGGACCTGCTGCCTTCCATGTTTCTATCTGTTATAAAATAACCcagatatcttgcagttctcattctcaccactggggctaaaaataatctgagacttcctgttttgtctgtggtgataagaggaggctgctgtaaagtgatctgtacagcattgcagcatcatgtgacaccagtagatagaagagacaatagcagctctgtgtggaatgacctcttcacaggtcacagagcgcgctcagtaatgtctttcaaggggacagagtctgtctattgtaatccatgtccatgagtcttgctgtaaagcatgtcacttaatGCTGTGAAGTACATCTCAGGCCAG includes:
- the VSIG10 gene encoding V-set and immunoglobulin domain-containing protein 10; its protein translation is MGPREELLLLLLCALCSGGSRGAASVIIISGEEGGKAVLPCSPAAEKAQRVAWFMEDPKQEVLSCNKDSSPRYSRLNGSSLVISDLCLEDEGFYNCKDCSDKKDTLAQIQLKIARDSPNVTFQISPTRVLPNGSHYTSSGSSINFSCSSVSIPEPQISIVLSSGDKDELFVSENGSRAAFSLSNVQANYQGNYTCSVVNLLRNKTHIYTLQLLVYHPPAFSMRCSVENTGAPSGLSLTCSWLGAYPYPLLQWQNNGNVLSNSSSDTSVVTLNGSRYEDGQKFTCKGKHQIENEIKEETCGVQLGYPMPQAVALRTCLKGENVTLSCSVSGANPPAVVTWLRNLSDPSVPIQPGPKYQIVQQSAISYLTIVNCSKEEDEGHYICMAQNGVTTKDLYIWLDVTKPHNIVGLVSAILILFLIVVAIIVGTVLYCDPQLYIKANPFRKGASEVLILIESEEEEELQEVADPVASTEYTDAETISPATANGNVCKHEVLFHNPPDSLIPDLLSEISEETEGEPVEDDL